In Leptospira montravelensis, the DNA window TTAGTTCGGAAAAAAAATAATTTAGTGACTGGATTTGTAAACGAATATTCAGTATTTTTCCCCGAAACTAGGGAATTTGAAGGGAAAAGAAAGGTTTTCCTTTGGAAAATCGCTTTGTCTAAGAGGAAGGAAGAAAAAAACTCCCATTATGGCTGAAACCTCTACACTAAACCAAAGACCCGCCTCCTCCATCAAACTCCTGGAAGAAATGGAAAGGTTGTACAAAGACCTACCGATGGAAGCCATTGTCAAACAAGACATCCTAAGGCAGGGCATTCACTTTTTACCGGAATCATTTTTAGTCAAAGACCCTTATAAATCCAAAGATTATTTTATCTTTTCCTTCGATCATATCCCGCTTGCCGACCTGAAAGACGGGGCAGACACCAAAGCTCCCGAAGAGATTAAAATTTCTGGAGGTCACTTTGGCCTTTTAAAAACAGTGATCTCCACAAGAAACAACCCGAACTCACCTTACAAAATGAAATCGAAAGAAGGAATTCCTACTTTGTTTTTAGAAGAAACAGAGATTGGGAGTGCTGAGTATCCTCCGATCCCATCTTGGTACAAACACAAAACCAAATCGGGAAAGTTACCCGGTGAAGTGGCACCTGTCATTGAATGGGGTTACCTTTTGTACCTCACAGTATTTCGAAACTGCCAATACTTTGGAAAAGACGAAGAATGTGCCTATTGTGATATCAACCACAACTACCGCCAACAAAAAGGAGCAGGTCGACCTTATACAGGTGTGAAAGACGTAGAAGATATTTTAGAAGTTTTATCTTGGGTGGATGCCGAAGACCAAATTGCCAAAGTGTATACCATTACCGGCGGATCAGTCCTTACCAACTTAAAGAAAAAATCCGAGGTAGATTTTTATCTCCAATATCCGGAAGCCATTGAAGCAAGATTTCCCAAACGTTGGATGGGAAAACTGGTAGCCCAAGCCTTTGAAAAGGAAGACTGTCAGAAGTTTAAAGATGCGGGGATCCAAATTTACCACCCCAATTATGAAGTTTGGGACAAGGCGCTTTTTGAAAAGATCTGTCCTGGAAAATCTAGTTGGATTGGTTATGAAAATTGGATCCGTCGAGTAGTGGATTCGGCAGAAGTCTTTGGTCCCGAGAATGTAATTCCTAACTTTGTAGGTGGGGTAGAACTTTCCGAACCTTGGGGATTTAAAACAGTCGCAGAAGCCATCACTTCCACAAAACAAGGTTTAGATTTTTTTATGTCCAAAGGAATTGTTCCAAGATTCACCGCTTGGTGTCCCGAACCATATACCACTCTTGGCCAACAAGCAGGCCCACCACTGGTTTACTTTTGTGAATTGTTACGAGCATGGAAAGAAACCTTTGAACACTATGGTCTCCCTACTCCTCCCGGATACGGGGAACCTGGTCCCGGAAAAGCAGTATTTTCTGTTTCTGCTTTTATGGATGTGATAGGATATTCTGGACGAAATTAGTTCTATCCTGTACAAAGAAAAAACTAAAATCCGTTTATGCGAAAACTAATTCTACTAACGGGAGTTTTTTCTCTCCTGATTTTCCAACTTGCCTGTCAGAACCCTGAACAGGAAGAACCACACAGGTTCCGCCAAGGGGTTCTAGACTTAAAGGAAATTACCTTCAAAGAAGATACCATTGTAGACTTACAAGGGGAATGGGAATTGTATTATGGCGAGTTCCATTACCCACCGTTTCACGGAGAAAAACCGCTGACTGGGTATTTGGCAATTCCCAATTCTTGGCAAGATGAGGAATTTGGTGGGGAAGAACTTCCAAGAACAGGCCACGTCACCTTACGCGCGTTCATCCATATTAGCAAACAAACCGTAGGACAAGAATTAAGAATTTATATCCCTGATGTTGCCACTTCCTATCGATTTTTTGCCAACGGGATTTTGATTGGTGGCCAAG includes these proteins:
- a CDS encoding radical SAM protein gives rise to the protein MAETSTLNQRPASSIKLLEEMERLYKDLPMEAIVKQDILRQGIHFLPESFLVKDPYKSKDYFIFSFDHIPLADLKDGADTKAPEEIKISGGHFGLLKTVISTRNNPNSPYKMKSKEGIPTLFLEETEIGSAEYPPIPSWYKHKTKSGKLPGEVAPVIEWGYLLYLTVFRNCQYFGKDEECAYCDINHNYRQQKGAGRPYTGVKDVEDILEVLSWVDAEDQIAKVYTITGGSVLTNLKKKSEVDFYLQYPEAIEARFPKRWMGKLVAQAFEKEDCQKFKDAGIQIYHPNYEVWDKALFEKICPGKSSWIGYENWIRRVVDSAEVFGPENVIPNFVGGVELSEPWGFKTVAEAITSTKQGLDFFMSKGIVPRFTAWCPEPYTTLGQQAGPPLVYFCELLRAWKETFEHYGLPTPPGYGEPGPGKAVFSVSAFMDVIGYSGRN